GGGGTGCCCGAGCAGCTCGCGGCGGCAGAAGTAGAGGCGGCGAGAACGGACCATGCGGGAGAACCTCCGGCCGAGAAGGCGCCGCGCCTCCCTGACGTTTGCTTCGGGCAGGAGGACCTCCTCGCGGGGGGTGACCCTGAGGGTGGCGGAGCCCGACCGCAGGGTGACCGCGCCGTCTCCCAAGTGCGGCCCGAGGCGGCGGAGGACGGCGGCCCTGGCCCGGATGAGGGCGGCCTGGGCCCTTCTGTGCTCCGCCGTGAGGGCGGCGGCCCGCCGGAGAGCGGTCCGCAGGGCTTGGTCCCTCACCAGAAGGGGGTCTGCGCCGCGGCGAATTATCTCCACCCGGTCAGGCCGTCTCATCCCGGCCCTCCCATTCGAGGAGGTCCTCCACCCCGCACCGGAGGACCCCCGCCACCCTGAGGAGGGTGGAGGCCCGGGGCTCCTTCTTCCCCCGCTCCAGGGCCGATACGCTGGCCTGGCTCAGCCCCGCCTCCCCTGCCAGGACCGTCTGGGTTTTTCCCATCCGCCGCCTTCGCGAGGCCATCTTCCCGGGACTGAATCTCTGCATGAGGACACCCTCCTTTCATGAGGCCTTGCTAACTATGGTTAGTTTAGACCCGACCCCCGGCAATGTCAAGGATTTTATGAACCATAGTTCGTGAAAAACGCTTGACATGAGTTTTTCAGTAAACTATAGTTAATACATGACTTTCTTTTCGGACGCCGACCTGAGAGAGCTGGGCGCCCTCATCAAGCGCAGGCGGCAGGCCCTCAAACTTTCGGCCCGGGAGCTGGCCCGGGCCGCGGGGGTTTCCGACGCCCATATCATCTATATCGAGAAGGCCCAGCGGCGGCCTTCCTTTCATGCCATCATGAACATCCTGCACGCCCTGGGGGTCTCCCACGAGGAGATGATGCGGGAGATACGCCCGGCCCGCCGCGGGGCGAACGTGGAGCCTGCGGCCCGGGGCGGCCCGGGGGGGCGGGTGCCGGTGGTC
The Nitrospirota bacterium DNA segment above includes these coding regions:
- a CDS encoding helix-turn-helix transcriptional regulator produces the protein MQRFSPGKMASRRRRMGKTQTVLAGEAGLSQASVSALERGKKEPRASTLLRVAGVLRCGVEDLLEWEGRDETA